From Juglans regia cultivar Chandler chromosome 6, Walnut 2.0, whole genome shotgun sequence, the proteins below share one genomic window:
- the LOC108993486 gene encoding transcription factor BIM1-like, producing MELPQPRPYGTEGRKPTHDFLSLCSHSSAQQDPIPPPSQGGYLKTHDFLQPLERTGNNSAKQEETGVEISTVEKQAPPPSVEHILPGGIGTYSISHISYFNQKVPKPDGSMFTVAQTSSTDRNDENSNCSSYTGSGFTLWEESASKKGKTGKENMGENPFVREAGAKLGQWPMAERPSHSSTNNNHRNSFGSLSPSQATGQKNKSFVEMIKSAKVGITQEDDIDDEEEFVLKKEPSTTVTTTHKGELRVKVDAKTSDQKADTPRSKHSATEQRRRSKINDRFQMLRELIPHSDQKRDKASFLLEVIEYIQFLQEKVQKYEGPYQGWNHEPEKLMPWRNNHRPVDCYTDQSRGINSGSASALVFAGKCDEKNICVSPTVAGSGQNPVESDNSTATTIKQKDHHPGITNTAMPFSMSLQPNFFTPVRTSGSVPEIPPKLASDVENIPSQPQPQLCQMRSCPTDGIATSDKLKERELTVEGGTISISSVYSQGLLSTLTQALQSSGVDLSQASISVKIELGKQSSRRATGPPSTIKDIGVPSSNQGTTRSRVASTEESDQVLKRLKTGKT from the exons ATGGAGCTTCCTCAACCACGTCCCTATGGAACTGAGG GACGAAAACCAACGCATGACTTTCTGTCACTGTGCAGTCATTCTAGTGCCCAACAAGATCCAATACCACCACCATCCCAAG GAGGATacctcaaaactcatgatttcctACAACCTCTAGAGCGGACAGGAAATAACAGTGCAAAGCAAGAAGAAACTGGAGTTGAGATATCGACTGTGGAAAAGCAGGCACCGCCTCCTTCCGTTGAGCACATTCTTCCTGGAGGGATTGGAACTTACAGTATAAGccacatttcatattttaatcaaaAGGTTCCGAAGCCAGATGGTTCAATGTTTACGGTAGCACAAACAAGTAGTACAGATAGGAATGATGAGAATTCCAATTGCAGTTCTTATACAGGAAGTGGTTTCACTTTGTGGGAAGAATCTGCGTCGAAAAAGGGAAAGACAGGGAAGGAGAATATGGGAGAAAACCCCTTTGTGAGAG AGGCAGGGGCGAAATTGGGGCAATGGCCAATGGCGGAGAGGCCGTCACATTCTTCTACAAACAACAACCATCGCAACAGCttcggctctctctctccctctca GGCAACTGGGCAGAAGAACAAGAGCTTCGTAGAAATGATAAAATCCGCCAAGGTTGGTATTACCCAAGAAGACGATATAGACGACGAGGAAGAGTTTGTCCTTAAGAAGGAGCCCTCCACTACTGTCACCACTACCCACAAAG GGGAATTGAGGGTAAAAGTGGACGCGAAGACCTCTGATCAGAAGGCTGACACACCACGTTCGAAGCATTCTGCCACAGAGCAGCGTAGAAGGAGCAAAATCAATGATAG ATTTCAAATGTTGCGAGAACTCATTCCTCATAGTGACCAAAAGAGAGATAAGGCATCTTTTCTATTAGAG GTTATTGAGTACATTCAGTTTTTACAAGAGAAAGTGCAGAAGTATGAAGGTCCATACCAAGGATGGAACCATGAACCAGAAAAATTGATGCCatgg AGGAACAATCACAGACCTGTGGACTGTTATACTGATCAATCTCGAGGCATAAATAGTGGGTCTGCTTCTGCATTAGTGTTTGCTGGGAAGTGTGACGAGAAAAATATCTGTGTCTCTCCAACTGTTGCTGGAAGTGGACAGAACCCTGTAGAATCTGACAATAGTACTGCCACTACTATTAAACAGAAGGATCATCATCCTGGAATCACCAATACAGCAATGCCCTTTTCTATGTCACTGCAGCCAAACTTCTTCACACCTGTTAGGACTAGTGGTTCAGTACCTGAAATTCCTCCTAAATTGGCTTCTGATGTCGAAAACATTCCCTCTCAGCCTCAACCACAGTTATGTCAGATGAGATCATGCCCTACTGATGGCATTGCTACAAGTGACAAATTGAAAGAACGGGAGTTGACTGTTGAAGGTGGTACCATTAGCATCTCAAGTGTGTACTCTCAAGG GTTGTTGAGTACTCTGACACAAGCACTGCAGAGTTCTGGAGTGGATCTATCACAGGCCAGCATCTCAGTGAAAATTGAGCTTGGGAAGCAATCTAGCAGAAGAGCAACTGGACCTCCATCTACTATTAAG GATATTGGTGTTCCATCTAGCAATCAAGGAACCACACGCTCTAGAGTTGCAAGCACTGAAGAATCCGATCAAGTTCTAAAAAGGCTCAAGACAGGCAAAACCTAA